The window TCCCGCAACTACAAGACCAGAATCTATGCCTATCCTAAAATGTAATTCTGGATAATTTCTCTTTTTATTATATTCATTCAAAATTTTAAGTGCTTTTTTCATAGTTATAGCAGCAAGAATTGAATTAAGTTCTTTTTTTTCATCATCAATAGGAGCTCCAAATATAGCCATTATTGCATCCCCTATAAACTTATCTAGAGTTCCATTAAAATAAAAAATTATCTCTATCATAATTGAAAAAAATTTATTTAATAAATCAACTACTTGATCTGGTTTTAAACTTTCTGAAATCTTTGTAAAATCTTTTAAATCACAAAAAAGAATTGTGACAAATCTTTTTTCATTTATAATTTTGTACTCATTTTTCATGAGCACTTCTACAACCTGCATAGACACATATCGTGAAAACATATTTTTAACATAATTGAATTCTGATTCCTTTTTTAATTTTTCAACTTCTGCTATAATAGATTGTCTCATAACAAATCTATATCTTTCTGCAATATAATATTGAATAAAACCTAAAATAAGCATAAATACTAAATTAACATAGATACTAAGAAGGCTTACTTTTTCTGAAATATAAGCTTCCTGCAAAATACCAAATTTAACATTTTTAGTTATAATTGAGATAATAATTAGCAAATTAATAAATAAAAAAACTAAAATGGTTGTAAAAATTGAAAGCTTTGATGAAAACCTTAAAGCACTTAAACCAATCAATAAATAAAAAAGTGAGAATATTGGAGTTTTATATGTTCTATAACCAAATAAGACAATAAGATTCAAAAATACAATAGCACCAAAAAGAAAATTTGAAATAAATTTAATACCATATCTATATTTTGAATTTTTTAATATATATAAATACTCTATTATACAGAATATTATAAAAAGTGGTATAGTTATACTAAAAGCTAATAAAGCAATTTTGGTTATTTGTTTTCTAGAAATAAAAATTATTGCACCCCCTGCAATAGATATAAAAATCATAAAAACTAAAGCTATCCTTTCGCCCTTTGATTCTTCAAATTTCATCATCTCATTTAAACTAACAAAATGTTTTTCCATAAAAACTCCAATAATAAATTATTAAATATTTTTTTAATTTATTAATTATTAACATATTATTTATTATAATATAAATATTTATATTTTCTACATAAAAGAGTTTAAAAGTTTTATAATTTTTCTGATTATAAAGATCTTTTTTAACTATTTTTAATTATGATATTTTATAATTTAATAATATAAAATTTAATAATATCTAAAATTTTTATTTTATATTTTTAAATTTTTAATTATAATTTTTTATAGAAAAGATGGAGTAAAATATGATTGATAAAAATCAAAATTATGTTACTCAAAATATAGAAGATAAAATTATAGAAGAAATAAAAAATAGTTTTTTTTATTATTTAAAAGTATATCTAACAAATAGGGATTTTAATGAAGTAAAAAAATTATTCAGCCCTAATTTTAGAGGATTTGGAACTGGTTTTGATGAAGTTATTACCGATATTGATAAAGCTATTTTACTTTATAAAAGAGATATTGAAGAGTTACCAGATCCTATTCAATATGAAATTTTAAGTTTACATATTGATAGCCCTTTTAATAATATTGGAATAGTATGGTGTAAATTTAATGTAAGATTAAGTATTTCAAAACAGGAAGTGAAGTTAAATAATCTTAGATTAAGTATGGTATGGATTAAAAATAATGATAAATGGTACATAGAACATATGCATATTTCACTTCCAACAGCTGCTCATGGTGAAGAAGAAGCATATCCTATTAAAGAGATAGAGGATAGAAATAAAGTTCTCCAAAAATTAGTTGATGAAAAAACTGAAGAACTTAAACAAGCAAATCTAGAATTAGAAAAAATAGCTGTCACAGATAAATTAACAGGATTAAATAATAGATCTAATTTAGAAAAATTTTTAATTTCTGAACTTGAAAGATCAACTCGTTATAATAGACCATTTTCTATAATCATGATAGATATCGATCATTTTAAAGAAACAAATGATAAATTTGGTCATATAGTTGGAGATAAAGTTTTACAACAATTTTCAAAATTAATTTATGAAAATTTAAGAAAAAGCGATATATGTGGCAGATGGGGTGGAGAAGAATTTATAATAATATGCCCTGAGACAGATATCGATGGAGCATATTTATTAGCTGATAAATTAAGAAAAATAATAGAAAAAAATGATTTTAATATAGTGCATTTTAAAACAGCTTCTTTTGGAGTTACATCTTTTAATAAAAATGATAATTATGAAACTATAATAGAAAGAGTTGATAAAGCTCTATATGAAGCCAAAAATAGTGGGAGAAATAAGGTAGTAAAAGTTGAATAATATATCGAAGTTTTTTAAATATAACCTACTAAATAACCTTTAGGATCATCGATTTCTGTTCAATGGAAGAAACCCAATTTGACACTATCTTTTAATGGCTTTATATAACACATCTCACCTTCCATATTTTTTCCTGTTCCAAATGTAATCATTTTATCTGGTAAATCTAGCCATTGGTTTTTCTATGCAAATAAAAATTGTAATATTTGAAACATCTTCTGTAAATGATTTAAAAAAGTCAATTATTTCTTTCTTAATTTTAAACTCCTCTATTTTTAATCTCCTCTATCAAATTAATTAGGTTTAATTTATAAATAACTCATACAACTACAGTTGAATTTTAAAATAAAAATTATTTAAGGTGCATTTGTCGCATATTTTAAGGCATGATTTGTCTGGTCATAATAGCTTATATGAATATAACCATTATTATCTATTGAAATAGAGACAAAAAACCCTACATTACCGATTGAATCCAGAGCATGTGTACTCCATGAACCGGATTCATTTGCCACATATTTTAAGTCAATACTAGAATCATCATAATAAGCAATATGTATTCTATTGTTACTGTCAATTGCTATTG of the Spirochaetota bacterium genome contains:
- a CDS encoding adenylate/guanylate cyclase domain-containing protein, giving the protein MEKHFVSLNEMMKFEESKGERIALVFMIFISIAGGAIIFISRKQITKIALLAFSITIPLFIIFCIIEYLYILKNSKYRYGIKFISNFLFGAIVFLNLIVLFGYRTYKTPIFSLFYLLIGLSALRFSSKLSIFTTILVFLFINLLIIISIITKNVKFGILQEAYISEKVSLLSIYVNLVFMLILGFIQYYIAERYRFVMRQSIIAEVEKLKKESEFNYVKNMFSRYVSMQVVEVLMKNEYKIINEKRFVTILFCDLKDFTKISESLKPDQVVDLLNKFFSIMIEIIFYFNGTLDKFIGDAIMAIFGAPIDDEKKELNSILAAITMKKALKILNEYNKKRNYPELHFRIGIDSGLVVAGNIGSEKRMEYTVIGHTVNCASRIEQLNKLFETDILISKSTFEKISEFIEYEQMKKVRLKGIEEEIETYKVNDIKYIYYDLNEKIEICLKKVFEENKIY
- a CDS encoding diguanylate cyclase, which gives rise to MIDKNQNYVTQNIEDKIIEEIKNSFFYYLKVYLTNRDFNEVKKLFSPNFRGFGTGFDEVITDIDKAILLYKRDIEELPDPIQYEILSLHIDSPFNNIGIVWCKFNVRLSISKQEVKLNNLRLSMVWIKNNDKWYIEHMHISLPTAAHGEEEAYPIKEIEDRNKVLQKLVDEKTEELKQANLELEKIAVTDKLTGLNNRSNLEKFLISELERSTRYNRPFSIIMIDIDHFKETNDKFGHIVGDKVLQQFSKLIYENLRKSDICGRWGGEEFIIICPETDIDGAYLLADKLRKIIEKNDFNIVHFKTASFGVTSFNKNDNYETIIERVDKALYEAKNSGRNKVVKVE